The Mytilus galloprovincialis chromosome 7, xbMytGall1.hap1.1, whole genome shotgun sequence genome has a window encoding:
- the LOC143083407 gene encoding uncharacterized protein LOC143083407, with the protein MMELSLQEDILQTNEDRSSDEIKVEGEILTWDTLWFEVCSSGDQIKDNKETMNICSETDSSGQVICSTEIKNDDASPSIQNKNDDQNIEEITAVTNKGTSIDIPDVDLFSEAKITTGIRDEAIRSSLINNDCATNQDTSGRTWKEKDTTEDQISSHKKVREIKRSMFQIRNQNVKHMGPASSTSKM; encoded by the exons atgaTGGAATTGAGTCTCCAAGAAGATATTTTACAGACAAATGAGGATAGATCATCTGATGAAATTAAAGTTGAAGGTGAAATTTTGACATGGGACACTCTCTGGTTTGAAGTTTGTAGTTCTGGGGACCAAATTAAAGATAACAAGGAGACCATGAATATTTGCTCTGAAACAGACAGCTCTGGTCAAGTTATTTGTAGTACAGAAATAA AGAATGATGATGCAAGTCCCAGTATCCAAAACAAAAATGATGATCAGAACATTGAAGAAATAACTGCAGTGACCAACAAAGGTACATCTATTGATATACCAGATGTTGATTTGTTTTCTGAGGCCAAAATAACTACTGGTATCAGGGATGAAGCAATAAGATCATCACTTATAAACAACGATTGTGCTACTAATCAAGACACATCAGGTAGAACATGGAAAGAAAAGGATACTACAGAAGACCAGATAAGTTCACATAAAAAAGTAAGGGAAATAAAAAGGTCAATGTTTCAGATAAGAAACCAGAATGTAAAACATATGGGGCCAGCATCAAGTACaagtaaaatgtaa